Proteins encoded within one genomic window of Candidatus Brevundimonas colombiensis:
- a CDS encoding (deoxy)nucleoside triphosphate pyrophosphohydrolase: protein MTDAAVLPTVLVVAVAMIDVDGRVLIAKRPEGKKLAGLWEFPGGKVEPGERPEQALIRELKEELGVDVSENCLSPFVFASHAYDSFHLLMPLYLCRRWDGVVTAREHDGLAWVKPNTLSDYPMPPADEPLVAWLRDLL from the coding sequence GTGACCGACGCAGCCGTCCTCCCCACCGTGCTTGTCGTCGCCGTCGCCATGATCGACGTGGACGGTCGGGTGCTGATCGCCAAACGTCCCGAGGGCAAGAAGCTGGCGGGCCTGTGGGAGTTTCCGGGCGGCAAGGTCGAACCGGGAGAACGACCCGAACAGGCCCTGATCCGTGAACTGAAGGAAGAACTGGGCGTCGACGTCAGCGAAAACTGTCTGTCCCCATTCGTTTTCGCCAGCCACGCTTACGATTCGTTTCACCTGTTGATGCCATTGTATCTGTGCCGGCGGTGGGACGGCGTGGTCACGGCGCGTGAGCACGACGGCCTGGCCTGGGTGAAGCCGAACACGCTGTCGGACTATCCCATGCCGCCGGCGGACGAACCCCTGGTCGCCTGGCTGCGCGACCTGCTGTAA